The proteins below are encoded in one region of Caulobacter henricii:
- a CDS encoding CoA-acylating methylmalonate-semialdehyde dehydrogenase — protein MRDIAHFVNGQTFVGASGRFGDVFNPNTGEVQARVQLATDAELDAAVQAAARAQIGWAMTNPQRRARVMFEFKRLIERDMNSLAEILSSEHGKVIADSKGDIQRGLEVIEFACGIPHILKGEYTEGAGPGIDVYSMRQPLGVCAGITPFNFPAMIPMWMFGISIAVGNTFILKPSEKDPTVPVKLAELMMEAGAPEGVLNVVHGDKSVVDAILTHPLIRAVSFVGSSDIAHYVYQTGTAHGKRVQAMGGAKNHGIVLPDADLDQVVKDLSGAAFGSAGERCMALPVVVPVGKATADELRERMVAEIQTLQVGVSSDPAAHYGPVVSSQHRAKIADYIQIGVDEGAELVVDGRDFSLQGFEKGFFIGPSLFDGVKKGMKTYQEEIFGPVLQIVRAESFEEALGLPSEHQYGNGVAIFTRNGRAAREFASRVNVGMVGINVPIPVPVAYHTFGGWKRSAFGDTNQHGVEGVKFYTKVKTITARWPEGEVEDSTFVIPTMK, from the coding sequence ATGCGAGACATCGCCCATTTCGTGAACGGTCAGACCTTCGTGGGTGCCTCCGGGCGCTTCGGCGATGTGTTCAATCCCAATACCGGTGAAGTTCAGGCGCGGGTGCAGCTGGCGACCGATGCCGAGCTCGATGCTGCGGTTCAGGCCGCTGCCCGGGCCCAGATCGGCTGGGCCATGACCAATCCCCAGCGTCGCGCGCGGGTCATGTTCGAGTTCAAGCGCCTGATCGAGCGCGACATGAACAGCCTGGCTGAGATCCTCTCCTCCGAGCACGGCAAGGTCATTGCCGACTCCAAGGGCGATATCCAGCGTGGCCTGGAAGTGATCGAGTTCGCCTGCGGCATCCCCCACATCCTGAAGGGCGAATATACCGAAGGGGCCGGACCGGGCATCGACGTCTATTCGATGCGCCAGCCCTTGGGCGTTTGCGCGGGTATCACCCCGTTCAACTTCCCGGCCATGATCCCGATGTGGATGTTCGGCATCAGCATCGCCGTGGGCAACACGTTCATCCTCAAGCCGTCGGAGAAGGATCCGACCGTGCCGGTCAAGCTGGCCGAGCTGATGATGGAAGCCGGCGCGCCCGAGGGCGTGCTGAACGTGGTGCATGGCGACAAGAGCGTGGTCGACGCCATCCTGACCCATCCGCTTATCCGTGCCGTCAGCTTTGTCGGCTCGTCCGATATCGCCCACTATGTCTATCAGACCGGCACGGCCCACGGTAAACGCGTCCAGGCCATGGGCGGCGCCAAGAACCACGGCATCGTCCTGCCCGACGCCGACCTCGACCAGGTGGTCAAGGACCTCTCAGGGGCCGCCTTCGGCTCGGCCGGCGAGCGCTGCATGGCCCTGCCGGTTGTCGTGCCGGTGGGCAAGGCGACGGCTGACGAACTGCGCGAGCGCATGGTCGCCGAAATCCAGACCCTGCAGGTCGGCGTCTCCAGTGACCCGGCGGCCCATTATGGCCCCGTGGTCTCCAGCCAGCATCGCGCCAAGATTGCCGACTACATCCAGATCGGCGTCGACGAGGGCGCGGAACTGGTGGTCGATGGTCGGGACTTCTCGCTGCAGGGCTTCGAGAAGGGCTTCTTCATTGGTCCGTCGCTGTTTGATGGCGTCAAGAAGGGCATGAAGACCTACCAGGAAGAGATCTTTGGTCCCGTTCTGCAGATCGTCCGGGCCGAGAGCTTCGAGGAGGCGCTGGGCCTGCCGTCCGAGCACCAGTACGGCAACGGCGTCGCCATCTTTACCCGCAACGGCCGCGCGGCCCGCGAATTTGCCAGCCGGGTCAATGTCGGCATGGTGGGCATCAATGTGCCGATCCCGGTGCCGGTGGCCTATCACACCTTCGGTGGCTGGAAGCGTTCGGCCTTCGGCGACACCAACCAGCACGGTGTCGAGGGCGTGAAGTTCTATACCAAGGTCAAGACCATCACGGCCCGCTGGCCCGAAGGCGAGGTCGAGGATTCGACCTTCGTCATCCCGACGATGAAATAG
- a CDS encoding M15 family metallopeptidase, which produces MLFRPSALLAALALALAVSTAGVTAPRAPDLKPVGQYGDVSAPVTLFERDGALFLDRAGRVAARLDPVAPGRFRVEGGGELVVRKRALQLDGAFLPRRDFGAQVEAGIRRGVRADPVTLRTRALAATPPVETADHRPADLVDLAGLDPTIRFDIRYAGRNNFMGLKLYERPAAYLQRPAAEALGRVHRALATKGYGLLIHDAYRPWFVTWMFWEATPAESHSFVADPAKGSRHNRGCAVDLTLYDLKTGKVVEMPGRYDEMSARSYADFVGGTTAQRARRQILREAMAAEGFEVLPEEWWHFDYKDWRSYGIGTRTFTALASGR; this is translated from the coding sequence ATGCTGTTCAGGCCCTCAGCCCTTCTCGCTGCCCTTGCCCTGGCCCTGGCGGTTTCGACCGCCGGGGTCACCGCTCCGCGGGCACCCGACCTGAAGCCGGTGGGCCAGTATGGCGACGTCTCTGCGCCGGTGACCCTGTTCGAGCGGGATGGGGCACTGTTCCTTGACCGGGCCGGACGCGTCGCTGCCCGTCTCGATCCGGTTGCGCCGGGGCGGTTCAGGGTCGAGGGCGGCGGCGAACTGGTCGTCCGCAAGCGGGCCTTGCAGCTCGACGGTGCTTTTCTGCCCCGCCGGGACTTCGGGGCCCAGGTCGAGGCCGGCATCCGCCGGGGCGTTCGCGCCGATCCGGTGACCCTGCGGACCCGCGCCTTGGCCGCGACACCGCCCGTTGAGACCGCCGACCATCGCCCCGCCGACCTTGTGGACCTGGCCGGCCTCGATCCGACCATCCGTTTTGATATCCGCTATGCCGGCCGCAACAATTTCATGGGCCTGAAGCTCTATGAGCGTCCGGCGGCCTATCTGCAGCGTCCGGCCGCCGAGGCCTTGGGACGGGTGCACAGGGCCTTGGCGACCAAGGGCTATGGCCTGCTGATCCATGACGCCTACCGTCCCTGGTTCGTCACCTGGATGTTCTGGGAGGCCACGCCGGCCGAGAGCCACAGCTTCGTGGCCGATCCCGCCAAGGGCTCACGTCACAACCGCGGCTGCGCGGTGGACCTGACCCTTTATGATCTGAAGACCGGCAAGGTCGTCGAGATGCCGGGACGGTATGACGAGATGTCGGCGCGCTCCTATGCCGATTTCGTGGGCGGCACGACAGCCCAGCGGGCCCGTCGGCAGATCCTGCGCGAGGCCATGGCCGCCGAAGGCTTTGAGGTCCTGCCCGAGGAATGGTGGCACTTCGACTACAAGGACTGGCGGAGCTACGGCATCGGCACGAGGACGTTCACGGCGCTGGCATCGGGGCGCTGA
- a CDS encoding DUF6506 family protein, whose product MALTKFGFIVTGAGLEPAQHRLVMRSGAFEMITIGVEKASQGPVAAKRLVAEGIQLLELCGGFGPIWTAKVIEAIDGKIPVGSVAYGPESIDAMHALFKD is encoded by the coding sequence ATGGCCCTCACAAAATTCGGCTTCATCGTCACCGGCGCGGGTCTGGAGCCTGCTCAGCATCGGTTGGTCATGCGGTCCGGCGCATTTGAGATGATCACCATTGGCGTCGAAAAGGCGTCCCAGGGTCCGGTAGCCGCAAAGCGACTGGTTGCCGAGGGCATTCAACTCCTTGAACTGTGTGGTGGCTTTGGGCCGATCTGGACCGCGAAGGTGATTGAAGCCATCGACGGCAAGATCCCCGTTGGCTCCGTTGCCTATGGCCCAGAGTCCATCGACGCCATGCATGCACTCTTCAAGGACTAG
- a CDS encoding LysR family transcriptional regulator, which translates to MLDLKQLSYFVIVAELESISRASVALNITQSPLSRQIQDLEDRLQLKLFDRVKQRVRLTSDGRKFLVQAKALLEASNRCEAAAAALAVGQVGPLRVGYVDAAVHAGLVTRLLHDLSVSSPALRVELRSLRSAAQLEMLDDGRIDLALTHSVPARAPELLTTYRLIEEPFVLAVPSCWRQSIRGPAAVDLADMPFIAPPLDERNTWRMNVLDACRAAGFEPDIRIEASNLATVLELVRGGVGAAIVQESVSLSGREGIRFYPLPPPFRLRLEIYASLRKTDERSQALRSWVQSARLRSH; encoded by the coding sequence ATGTTGGACCTGAAGCAGTTGAGCTATTTCGTGATCGTGGCGGAGCTGGAGAGCATCAGCCGTGCCTCGGTGGCGTTGAACATCACTCAGTCCCCGCTTAGCCGGCAGATCCAGGATCTGGAGGATCGGCTGCAGCTGAAGTTGTTCGACCGGGTGAAGCAGCGCGTGCGGCTTACAAGCGACGGGCGCAAATTCCTCGTCCAGGCGAAGGCGCTTCTGGAGGCGAGCAATCGATGTGAAGCCGCAGCTGCAGCGCTAGCGGTCGGCCAGGTGGGGCCGCTCAGGGTCGGGTACGTGGACGCTGCCGTCCATGCCGGCCTGGTCACCAGACTCCTCCACGATCTGAGCGTCAGTTCGCCTGCCCTGCGGGTTGAGCTCAGGTCCCTACGTTCAGCAGCGCAGTTGGAGATGTTAGACGACGGACGGATCGATCTTGCGCTGACCCACTCGGTGCCAGCAAGGGCTCCTGAGTTGCTGACCACATACAGGTTGATCGAGGAGCCATTTGTCCTTGCTGTTCCCAGCTGCTGGCGTCAGTCGATCAGGGGACCTGCTGCAGTTGACCTAGCTGACATGCCTTTCATTGCGCCCCCTTTGGACGAGAGGAACACATGGCGAATGAATGTACTCGACGCCTGTCGCGCCGCCGGGTTCGAACCCGACATTCGGATCGAAGCCTCCAATTTGGCGACTGTACTGGAGCTCGTACGAGGCGGAGTAGGAGCGGCTATCGTCCAGGAGTCCGTTTCCCTTTCGGGGCGGGAAGGCATTCGCTTCTACCCCTTGCCCCCACCGTTCAGGCTTAGACTGGAGATCTACGCCAGCCTGAGAAAGACCGATGAGCGTTCTCAGGCCCTCCGCAGTTGGGTTCAGTCTGCCCGCCTCCGATCTCATTGA
- a CDS encoding endonuclease III domain-containing protein, giving the protein MQLSLGLSRSPLESVRDALLCEFGPQRPVARMDPISQLVKASISGATPDATSWAAFLRLRGSFTCWEDLAQASEGEVLDALGEVNHAEDKARHLPHALRLIQQKVGWLSLNHLSGRTVDEARWELQSLPGVGIKVAASVLNFSTLAMRALVVDAHVHRVAKRIGLVGPGDATETYQALMRMAPGTWTADDLFEVHWLLKRGLGQMLCPDERPKCGSCSVKTICAKVGVGHSADVLVWRPRTTA; this is encoded by the coding sequence ATGCAGCTCTCCCTAGGCCTGTCCCGATCGCCCCTCGAATCCGTCCGCGACGCTCTGCTCTGCGAATTTGGTCCCCAGCGGCCCGTGGCCCGGATGGATCCGATCTCGCAACTGGTGAAGGCCTCGATCAGCGGTGCAACCCCTGACGCGACCTCCTGGGCCGCCTTCCTTCGGTTGCGCGGTAGCTTCACCTGCTGGGAGGACCTGGCCCAGGCCTCAGAGGGTGAGGTGCTCGACGCCCTCGGCGAGGTCAATCATGCCGAAGACAAGGCACGTCACCTGCCCCACGCCCTGAGGCTGATCCAGCAAAAGGTCGGCTGGCTGTCGCTCAACCATCTTTCCGGCCGCACCGTCGACGAGGCGCGTTGGGAGCTGCAGAGCCTGCCGGGGGTCGGGATCAAGGTTGCCGCCAGCGTGCTCAATTTCAGCACCCTGGCCATGCGCGCGCTCGTGGTCGACGCCCATGTCCACCGGGTGGCGAAAAGGATCGGGCTGGTCGGGCCCGGCGACGCCACGGAGACCTATCAGGCACTGATGCGGATGGCCCCCGGAACCTGGACCGCCGACGATCTGTTCGAGGTGCACTGGCTGTTGAAGCGCGGCCTGGGCCAGATGCTCTGTCCGGATGAGCGGCCGAAGTGCGGGTCATGTTCCGTGAAGACGATATGCGCCAAGGTTGGGGTGGGGCATTCAGCGGATGTGCTGGTTTGGCGGCCTCGCACAACGGCCTAG
- a CDS encoding NUDIX hydrolase, whose protein sequence is MTDKPVKQAEKKRRQVAALPWRGSGADLQILLVSSRETKRWVIPKGWPMKERSDPAAAAQEAFEEAGLDGVIAEQPLGEYEYLKRLKSGAARKVKVDVYALEVTGEHATWPEKGQRTLQWMSPVEAALGVQEPELRDLIVGFAGVELPTEERPAPARAPTPVKVAWNRLRRRVTALWGRARR, encoded by the coding sequence GTGACGGATAAGCCGGTCAAGCAAGCTGAGAAAAAGCGCCGTCAGGTCGCAGCTCTGCCCTGGCGCGGCTCGGGTGCGGACCTGCAGATCCTGCTGGTCTCTTCGCGCGAAACCAAGCGCTGGGTGATCCCCAAGGGCTGGCCGATGAAGGAGCGCAGTGATCCGGCCGCCGCGGCCCAGGAAGCCTTTGAGGAAGCCGGGCTGGATGGCGTAATCGCTGAGCAGCCGCTTGGTGAGTACGAATATCTCAAGCGCCTGAAGAGCGGCGCGGCCCGCAAGGTCAAGGTCGATGTCTATGCGCTCGAGGTGACAGGCGAGCATGCCACCTGGCCCGAGAAGGGCCAGCGCACCCTGCAATGGATGTCGCCGGTCGAGGCCGCGCTTGGCGTGCAGGAACCCGAACTGCGGGACCTGATCGTCGGCTTTGCCGGCGTCGAACTGCCGACCGAGGAGCGTCCTGCGCCGGCCCGCGCCCCGACCCCGGTCAAGGTGGCCTGGAACCGCCTGCGCCGCCGGGTGACCGCCCTTTGGGGTCGCGCCCGGCGCTAG
- a CDS encoding (2Fe-2S)-binding protein, whose protein sequence is MAFKLTINGETREVEVEGDTPLLWVLRDSLGLVGTKFGCGAAQCGACTVHLDGTPVRACMTPVRRVGDKAVVTIEGVGKDPVGARVQEAWKAIDVPQCGYCQAGQIMSATALLTANPKPDDAAIDAAMNGNLCRCATYIRIKAAIRAASGQGV, encoded by the coding sequence ATGGCGTTCAAACTGACGATCAATGGGGAAACCCGTGAGGTCGAGGTCGAAGGCGATACGCCGCTCCTGTGGGTCCTGCGCGACAGCCTGGGTCTGGTCGGAACCAAGTTCGGCTGCGGCGCTGCCCAGTGCGGAGCCTGCACCGTGCATCTCGACGGCACGCCGGTCCGGGCCTGCATGACGCCTGTCCGCCGGGTGGGCGACAAGGCGGTCGTGACGATCGAAGGGGTCGGCAAGGACCCGGTCGGGGCGCGGGTTCAGGAGGCCTGGAAGGCCATCGATGTTCCGCAGTGCGGCTACTGCCAGGCAGGCCAGATCATGTCGGCGACGGCCCTGCTGACGGCCAACCCCAAGCCCGACGATGCGGCCATCGACGCGGCGATGAATGGCAATCTCTGCCGCTGCGCCACCTATATCCGTATCAAGGCCGCCATCCGGGCCGCCTCCGGCCAGGGAGTTTGA
- a CDS encoding xanthine dehydrogenase family protein molybdopterin-binding subunit: MDGETLRDPTRRLVLQTGAALGGGLMLSFSLTPASQASGASPLSAYVRIAPDGGVTIVSKVPEVGQGIKTSLPMLIAEELDVDWSAVTVEQAIADTKVFGRQVAGGSMATTLEYDGLRRVGAAGRAMLIAAAATRWGVPAEACSTEPGAVLHTPSGRRLAYGALAEAAAALTPPDPKTLVLKDPKTFRIIGQRHPGRDLDRITTGQPLYGIDTRLPGMLYATFAKAPTFGARVASVDLAPARAVAGVRDAFVVEGGTNLQSLMPGVAVLADSWWAARKGRSALDIKWADHPTAGQSSAGFAARAAELAKAPPHRTLRADGDTEAAFKGAAKVVSAAYSYPFIAHASLEPQNCTASFKDGKVEIWAPTQNPESGRKLVAAALGITEADITIHLIRIGGGFGRRLMNDYMVEAAVISKKAGAPVKLVWTREDDTQHDFYRPGGWHNFTAGLDAKGDLVGWRDHFVTFGEGEQFATAAGMNATQFPCRAVANYRLDVSVMPLGVPTGFLRAPANNAFGFVIQSFIDELAVASRQDPVAFRRKLLGEPRLLGEAGQGDAFHTGRMRGVLDLVAEESGWGRKTAKGTGLGISCHYSHLGYVAVVMEVSVAKGGELKIKKVWAAVDVGSQIVNPGGAEQQVQGSILDAIGSTLHQAITFEGGATVQGNYADHPLLRMTEAPPIEVHFKLSDNRPTGLGEPAYPPAPAALCNAIFAATGKRIRSLPIGDQLT; encoded by the coding sequence ATGGACGGCGAAACGCTCCGCGATCCTACCCGCCGGCTGGTCCTGCAAACCGGGGCAGCGCTCGGCGGCGGCCTGATGCTCTCGTTCAGCCTGACACCCGCCAGCCAGGCCAGTGGGGCCAGCCCCTTGAGCGCCTATGTCCGGATCGCGCCGGACGGTGGCGTGACGATCGTCTCCAAGGTTCCGGAAGTGGGGCAGGGGATCAAGACCTCCCTGCCGATGCTGATCGCTGAAGAGCTCGACGTTGACTGGTCGGCCGTCACGGTCGAACAGGCCATTGCCGACACCAAGGTGTTCGGCCGCCAGGTGGCCGGCGGCAGCATGGCCACGACCCTGGAGTATGACGGCCTGCGCCGCGTGGGCGCTGCCGGTCGGGCGATGCTGATCGCCGCTGCGGCCACCCGCTGGGGCGTGCCTGCCGAGGCCTGTTCCACCGAGCCGGGCGCAGTGCTCCACACCCCCAGCGGTCGCCGCCTGGCCTATGGCGCGCTCGCCGAAGCTGCGGCGGCCCTGACACCGCCGGATCCCAAGACGCTGGTCCTGAAAGATCCCAAGACCTTCCGGATCATCGGCCAGCGCCATCCGGGCCGGGACCTCGATCGCATCACGACGGGTCAGCCCCTGTATGGCATCGATACCCGTCTGCCCGGCATGTTGTACGCGACCTTCGCCAAGGCTCCGACCTTCGGGGCCAGGGTGGCCAGTGTCGACCTGGCCCCGGCCCGCGCCGTCGCCGGCGTCCGGGACGCCTTTGTGGTCGAGGGCGGGACCAACCTGCAGAGCCTGATGCCCGGGGTGGCCGTGCTTGCAGACAGCTGGTGGGCGGCCCGCAAGGGGCGAAGTGCGCTCGACATCAAGTGGGCCGATCACCCGACTGCCGGTCAGAGCAGTGCCGGCTTCGCCGCCAGGGCCGCCGAGCTGGCCAAGGCCCCGCCCCACCGCACCCTGCGGGCGGACGGCGATACGGAAGCGGCCTTCAAGGGCGCAGCCAAGGTGGTCAGCGCCGCCTACAGCTATCCCTTCATCGCCCATGCCAGCCTTGAGCCGCAGAACTGCACGGCCAGTTTCAAGGACGGCAAGGTCGAGATCTGGGCTCCGACCCAGAACCCGGAGAGCGGACGCAAGCTGGTGGCCGCGGCGCTCGGGATTACCGAAGCCGACATCACGATCCATCTGATCCGCATCGGCGGGGGCTTTGGCCGGCGGCTGATGAACGACTACATGGTCGAGGCCGCCGTGATCTCGAAAAAGGCCGGGGCCCCGGTCAAGCTGGTCTGGACCCGCGAAGACGACACCCAGCATGACTTCTACCGGCCGGGCGGCTGGCACAACTTCACCGCAGGCCTCGACGCCAAGGGCGATCTGGTCGGCTGGCGGGACCATTTCGTGACCTTTGGCGAGGGCGAGCAGTTCGCCACGGCCGCCGGCATGAATGCCACCCAGTTTCCCTGCCGCGCGGTGGCCAATTATCGGCTCGATGTCTCGGTCATGCCCCTGGGCGTCCCGACAGGGTTTCTGCGGGCACCGGCCAACAATGCCTTCGGTTTCGTGATCCAGAGTTTCATCGACGAACTGGCGGTTGCGTCCAGGCAGGATCCCGTCGCCTTCCGTCGCAAGCTGCTGGGCGAGCCGCGCCTGCTGGGCGAAGCCGGGCAGGGCGACGCCTTCCACACCGGCCGCATGCGTGGTGTGCTGGATCTTGTCGCCGAAGAGTCCGGCTGGGGCCGCAAGACGGCCAAGGGGACCGGCCTCGGCATATCCTGCCACTACAGCCATCTGGGCTATGTGGCTGTGGTCATGGAGGTTTCTGTCGCCAAGGGCGGGGAACTGAAGATCAAGAAGGTCTGGGCGGCGGTCGATGTGGGCTCGCAGATCGTCAATCCGGGCGGGGCCGAGCAGCAGGTCCAGGGCTCGATCCTCGATGCCATCGGCAGCACCCTGCACCAGGCGATCACCTTCGAAGGCGGTGCCACGGTCCAGGGCAACTATGCCGACCATCCCCTGCTGCGCATGACCGAGGCCCCGCCGATCGAGGTGCATTTCAAGCTCAGCGACAACCGGCCCACCGGTCTGGGCGAGCCGGCCTATCCGCCGGCTCCGGCCGCCCTGTGCAATGCGATCTTCGCGGCCACGGGCAAGCGCATCCGCTCACTGCCGATCGGGGATCAACTGACCTGA
- the upp gene encoding uracil phosphoribosyltransferase, protein MSTVTIVSHPLVQHKLTRMRDRTTSTKTFRALMRETATLICYEVTRDLPLDEVQIETPVAPTTAREIAGKKLVFAPILRAGLGMAEGMLDLVPSARVAHVGLYRDPESLEAVEYYFKAPQDIAGRQVIVVDPMLATGHSAIAAISRLKAAGVTDLRFVCLLSAQTGIDNLSAAHPDVPIWTAAIDPELNDHGYIVPGLGDAGDRTFGTR, encoded by the coding sequence ATGTCCACAGTCACGATCGTCAGCCATCCGCTGGTGCAGCACAAGCTGACGCGGATGCGGGACAGGACAACCTCGACCAAGACCTTCCGTGCCCTGATGCGCGAGACGGCGACCCTGATCTGCTATGAGGTGACCCGCGACCTGCCGTTGGACGAGGTGCAGATCGAGACCCCGGTGGCACCGACCACGGCGCGCGAAATCGCCGGCAAGAAGCTGGTCTTCGCGCCGATCCTGCGGGCCGGTCTCGGCATGGCAGAGGGCATGCTGGACCTGGTGCCCTCGGCCCGGGTCGCCCATGTCGGCCTCTATCGCGATCCGGAGTCGCTGGAGGCGGTCGAGTACTACTTCAAGGCCCCCCAGGACATCGCCGGCCGTCAGGTCATCGTCGTTGACCCGATGCTGGCCACCGGCCATTCGGCCATTGCCGCCATTTCGCGGCTGAAGGCAGCCGGAGTCACCGACCTGCGGTTTGTCTGTCTGCTGTCAGCCCAGACCGGCATCGACAATCTGAGCGCCGCCCACCCAGACGTGCCGATCTGGACGGCGGCCATCGATCCCGAACTCAATGACCATGGCTATATCGTCCCCGGTCTCGGCGATGCAGGCGACCGGACCTTCGGTACCCGCTAG
- a CDS encoding 5'-methylthioadenosine/S-adenosylhomocysteine nucleosidase yields the protein MRLLAALALCLIAVLPASAAERFDEAPRIAVMSAFPPELKALASATQNQKRYTAAGVTFVTGELEGKPVVLFLSGVSMVNAAMTTQLALDRFNISRIVFSGIAGGVDESLDIGDVIVADQWSQNLETAFARETESGFQLSASMRNDDLPAFGMMIPRSIMIARGDAPPERRRWFPVDKTMLETARAIAPTAPLSRCVASQCLVHAPKVVVGGNGISAPVFLDNAAYRKYARATFQARVVDMESAAVAHVAYANGAPFIAFRSLSDLAGGGDEANEMHTFLQLASDNSASVVKAFVKALPN from the coding sequence ATGCGCCTGCTTGCCGCCTTGGCCCTGTGCCTGATCGCCGTACTGCCGGCTTCAGCCGCCGAGCGCTTCGATGAAGCGCCACGCATTGCGGTGATGTCCGCCTTCCCGCCCGAGCTGAAGGCCCTGGCCTCGGCCACCCAGAACCAAAAGCGCTATACGGCGGCAGGCGTCACCTTCGTGACGGGCGAACTGGAGGGCAAGCCTGTCGTGCTGTTCCTCAGCGGCGTCAGCATGGTCAATGCCGCCATGACCACCCAGTTGGCCCTGGACCGCTTCAACATCAGCCGCATCGTCTTTTCGGGGATCGCCGGCGGGGTCGACGAGAGCCTCGACATCGGTGACGTGATCGTCGCCGACCAGTGGAGCCAGAACCTGGAGACGGCCTTTGCCCGAGAGACCGAGAGCGGCTTCCAGCTCTCGGCGTCCATGCGCAATGACGACCTGCCGGCCTTCGGCATGATGATCCCCCGCTCGATCATGATTGCCCGCGGTGACGCGCCGCCCGAACGGCGTCGCTGGTTCCCGGTCGACAAGACCATGCTGGAAACGGCACGCGCGATCGCCCCGACCGCGCCACTGTCCCGCTGCGTGGCCAGCCAATGCCTGGTCCATGCCCCCAAGGTTGTAGTCGGTGGCAACGGCATCTCTGCCCCGGTCTTCCTCGACAATGCCGCCTACCGCAAATATGCCCGCGCGACCTTTCAGGCCCGGGTCGTCGACATGGAGAGCGCCGCCGTCGCCCATGTCGCCTATGCCAATGGCGCGCCCTTCATCGCCTTCCGGAGCCTGTCGGACCTGGCGGGCGGCGGCGATGAGGCCAACGAGATGCACACCTTCCTGCAGCTGGCCTCAGACAATTCGGCCAGCGTCGTAAAGGCCTTCGTCAAGGCCTTGCCGAACTAG